From Oncorhynchus keta strain PuntledgeMale-10-30-2019 chromosome 8, Oket_V2, whole genome shotgun sequence:
AGTCCCAGTCGTCTGAACTCTGGGGCCACTGAGAGAGCTGTGACGTGCCCATGCCACTCTTCTCGCGCCACTGATCCCTCCGCCTTTCCCATGACTGCAAGGACAAAGTCAGAAGTGTCATTTTGATGGAGGCCATCCACAGTGTATGCTATTGCAATTTCTCTAAAGCAATCATCATATGGGATGGTACATATGACATGTACTTACTGTAACCCATCAATTCTCCACCAGGGGCCTCTGCAACAATGAAGTACTCAGGCCAGtgggccaggtactgtaggtaaAATGGGATTCCATACTGTAAAAGAAAGTTAAGGACTGCTTGTCTTCTAATATAACAAGACACAGCCTACATTATCTGGGGTTTCCATGCATAGATAGACAGGTGGTATATTACTACAATGCCGGGGTTAAATTTGTACGTGTGAAAGGATACAGTCTCTGTTAATGGATCCAGGTTGCTGTGAAGGTAGAAACAAAGTTTGAGATGTTTCATGCATTCAATGCAATGACCCTGACGACGAGGGGCAGCAGACTTCAGTTTACTGTATTTATGCCTCGCTAGCCACCTTTgaaagagagagccagccagTGAGCTATTGTCCACACATTCCAAATACTGTATCTTATAGCAACAGAGTTGACTCGTTTATTAAGATAGCGTCTATGCATCTCTCTGTATGGCCAAAgaattagcttctggctagctagctatactTGCAACTAGCCAACAAGCAAAATGCTATTGGTATGGTCCACTAAAACATAGGTATTGTGTAGCTAGAAGGTTAGCCTATCATCAGTATTAAAAACAAATCGAAATGAACTCACATGTTGTTGAACTTGAACAAATCATCGCACGTAAAAGCTCGTAACGTTGTCATTTTCGCTGACCATTCAACTTTAGCGTCGACCAAAACGTCGATGCCCTCTATCGTTAGGGAGGTGTCATTGACTGATTTTACTGCCATCTTCCGTTTGACTGAGGAATAGCAGGCTAGAATACACAAGATCTTTCGATGATGTGTGTGACCTATCTAATCAAGTTTTGTATGGGAAAGTTTAGATATTAATCCATTACTTTGCAATAGTGAATTCACGAGCAAATGGATGGCTGACTTATGCTTGATACTGTAGTAGTGTCCGATCCAATTAAAATACATTCGTTAGGTGGCAATATAAAAACCAGTAGCTAGCTGTTCCTCCATGAAAAACGAATACCTGGGTAAGTAGCCTATGAGGAAAAATAGACATGCATCTAATTGCAGTAACTGAACTACAcatttccaaacataaaaatattgATTGAACAAGAACATGTTTTAGGAAAGAAAGGTTTTAAGTGAGGTGTTTTTTTCCTTTGATATGGTTGGTGGAGAGCATAATATGTATTGTCTGGGGACAGAGTAGGTGGAGTTACTTTTGAACATGTGTGAAGACTGTCACTGAAAGGACTTGGTTCCATTGATCAGTGATGCATTAACAACACACCAAAGTGCAAATGGAGTGGTTTCAAGTGTTGGGATTTCTTGGATTATTTGTTGTTTTCAGTGGAGCCCAGAACACACCAAGGTATGGGGAAAAAAATGGTACTTCAAAAGTATTCTAGACAAATGTATTTGCAATCCTATACTTTTTCCATTATCAAAGCTCGTTATCGAAGATCCTCTATATTTGTTGTTATAGaggaataaaaaaaataaaaaaaattgcctCCCTTATTTTCAAAGTTCTCTAATCCTCTTTTCTTTCAGGCCCAGCATGGCCCCCAGCCCTTCATACCTGATCTCTGTTCCGAGGGTCCTAGGGCCTGGTGTCCCCTTCACACTATCAGTCACTATCCTCACCAAGGCGGTGGAAGTCCAAGTCGTTACTGAGATTGTTAATGGTAATAATACTGTTGTCACAGAAACGACCACAATTCAAGGAGGTAAGACATTATTTTAAACTCAACTTTTCATATTTCTACAACTGTTTATACGCTAAATGTTTGCTTGAATTTTGTTTCACACGCCAAGCAGCAACCTTGACATTTCGCTAAAATGATGTTGTATGATTATCAGTGCTTTAACTCAATTGATTATGACTCAGTCGATGATAAACATCTCTGTTTCTTTATGCCATTTTCTTCATACCAGGTTCGACTGAGCTGCTGGTTCTTTCACCGGTAAGAATGTATTCTTCTCAAATGCTTATACAATATAAAAACAATTCATGAAATAAAAGTAGCAATTAGATGCCAAAACTATCATCTATACATGGTATGAATGAAGATACACATTTACATGTTATAGTGGCAGTGATGTTGTTATCATTTTGGTTACTTGAGTTGTAATTCCCCCTTTCAAAGTAGAGACAGTATTTTTATAGTATGTGCTGTTGATCACAGTATtgttggtcacatgcacatagaAAATCCCTCTTCAGTGTTGATATTCAACTCTGAGGTTCCTAGCATAAAAAAAGGGTTATTATAAACCACCACAAACATGACAAAGTAAGTCGCGTTCGAAATATCACCGTCCACCATTGTGTCTGAGATAACAGTACACCTTAGCCTTGACTCGTGTCTGTCAGAATACTTGAATACTTCTTCTTCCTGACCCTctttgacctttgacctattCTGCTACCCCCCTCTACAGATCCCCGACTGTGAACTGAGCTATTGCCACCCCTACACGTTGGTGGTCAAGGGCTATGTCGGGATGGGCAATATGGTGTTCACCAACTCTACGGTCCTGCGTTTTAACCCCAAAAGCTCATCCACGTTTATTCAGACAGACAAGGCCAACTACAGGCCTGGGCAGGTTGTGAAGATCCGGGCAGTGTCCATTTACCCAGATGGCAAGCCATATAAGGGCAAGATAGATATTATCATTAaggtgtgtgttactgttaccATGTCAAGTGGGTATTGTATGAACATTCAGTGTGGTAGTGATAGCAGGTGGATGGAATGGAAACTTGAGATATGAAACTATGATGGCCAGTTGATCATTCTCATTTCCTTTTATGAACGCTGTGAGCCAGGATCCTAAGGCAAACATGATCCGGCAGTGGTTGTCATTTGACAGTGTTCTGGGTGTTCTGTCCAAAGAGTTTCAGCTGTCTAAGAATCCATCCCTTGGCAAGTGGACCATTGTGACTTCTGTCAATGTAAGTCCTCTTAAAATTTGAAGGACTATGCTAACGTTTTGCTGCTCAAAACATTGAGTGGTTATTATAGCTTTATTAAGGCTTTTCAGGGTTATGCAGGCTATATATTTCATCTTGGCGATATTTCATCTCGTTAACAGATGGCCTTGGGGCTTGAATGTGTTTTTTGTCTGCAAATCTTCAGGAATAATTGACActaaatactcataataaatgagtgttatttaaaaaatgtgtcttcACTGAAACGTGTCTTCTGCGAACTATTACACAAAGACAGCCTCCCTCATGTTGTTTTAATCAAGGGAGAGTAGATAACTACAACAAAACTGTCCAGACATTTTAAAAGTCTTCCTGTAGGAGGGCTAGAAACAAGCAGTACATAGTTCATTGTGCTGAAATGTGGTCACCTCTCACATTTTCTCTCTGTCTTGCAGGAAGTTGTGAGTGAAAACCAATTCAACGTGGAACATTATGGTAAGATCGCTTTCATCAACGTTACATCATTGTTAAACTTAGGGCTCCTGTACCTTTTCCATACGTTCTGGTTCCTCCCTATATTGTTCAGAACAAAGGTAGATGACCCACCAGGGGATACTCACTGATGCTCTCTCATTTTGAACATGACTAAAGCTGAACTATTTACTCAGACATTCAACTAGAGCTAATAAGCTATACATTTCCCATTTACATAAGCCAAACACATTCAATAAGGTACATTTAGATTGGTACATAGCATTTACTTATTGTGTACTTCaatatacattacatatacaaaagtatgtggtcacccattcaaatgagtggatttggctaattcagccacacccgttgctgattCGAGCCCACAGCCATGCCATCTCAATAGACAAGCATTGGcattagaatggccttactgaagagctcagtgactttcaacctggcactgtcataggatgccacctttccaacaagtcagttcatcaagtttctgccctgctagagctgccccagtcaactgtaagtgctgttattgtgaagtggaaatgtttaggagcaacaacggctgccgtgaagtggtaggccacacaagctaacagaacgggaccgctgagtacTGAAGCGCTTAACGTgtaaaaatcgcctgtcctcagttgcaagactcactaccgagttccaaactgcctctggaagcaacatcagcacaataactattcatcgggagcttcatgaaaggggtttccatggccaagcagctgcacacaagcctaagatcaccatgcgcaatgccaagcgttggctggagtggacTAAAGCTCAGCAACATTGGACtcgagcagtggaaatgcgttctcgggagtgatgaatcacgcttcaccatctggcagtccgacagatgattctgggtttggcggatgccaggagaacgctacctacccaaatgcatagtgccaactgtaaagtttggtggaggaggaataatggtctggggctgtttttcatgggtcGGATTAGGCCccctagttccagtgaagggaaatcttaatgctacagcatacaatgacactctacgattctgtacttccaactttgtggcaagagtttggggaaggccctttcatgtttcagcatgaaaatgcccTCATGCACAAAGCTAGGTCCATACGGAAATGGTTTGTCGaaaattggtgtggaagaacttgactggcctgcacagagccctgaccttaatccaatcaaacacctttgggatgatttggaataccgattgcgagccaggcctaaatgcccaacatcagtacccgacctcactaatgatcttatggctgaatggaagcaagtccccccagcaatgttccaacatctagtggaaagccttcccagaagagtggaggctgttatagcagcaaaggggggaccaatgcccatgattttggaatgagattttagacgagcaggtttccacatacttttggtcatgtagtgtatcttgaataaaaataaacatttggaAAGCTTTTGCTGAGGTTTGTGTGTGATTGTAATCGATTTCAATTAATGTTCTTTGTGTTTGTTTCAGTGCTGCCCAGGTTTGAGGTGTGGATAGAGGCTCCCAGTGTCCTTCATCACGATGATACTCTCAGGGGCGTGGTCACTGCTAAGTAAATCAGTTTGATAACGTTTCACCTTATGGTTTGAACAAGGCTATGTGTTTTGTGCACACATACTTGAAGAAATAGTGTCTTATAAGCCCATATGGGCTGGGTGCGAAATGGTGTATAGCACTGAAAATTCAATCAAAACTATTTGGTTCCGATCATTTGAAGCTCCCACTGCAGCAAGAGGGATTGtaaatctactctctctctctcacagatacATGTATGGGAAGCCTGTACGAGGTCACATGAACATAACCTACTTGCATCGTTTTCATGACATCGGTGTGAGTTCTGATGATTATAAAGAGGTAAGTTTGCCCCCCGCCCCCCTCCCAAATGTCATTTGTAGTTTTAGTCTTATGAATCACATAAGGGATCCTGTTGGCATTTGAATGACATTCATGAAACCTGAAGTGGAGATCTCGAAAAGATGATTAATTGTTTGTCATTTTATATACAGATTTACGGCTCGACGGAGTTCTCTTTTGATGTGCCTGACTACCAGGTCATGTATAAACGATCTGCAGACAACATGTATGAGGATTATGAGAACGATGAGTTTCTTACCATCATAGTTTATGTCACAGAGTCCCTGACAGGTAATCATACAGTTATTTCAAACCATATAAGTTAGATTCTGTACACTCATTTCTTATTGAGAATGAAGAATAACGCTCTCATTCAGAGTCGACTGTTACTGATCTATAGAATCTGTTGTTTGTTGATTTTTAAGGACTGACCTATCACAGCACTATGGAGGTGGGTGTGGTAAAATGTAGGTATGACCTTGCCTTCCATGGATACCCCAGCTATATAAAACCCTCTTTGAACTTTACCGCTGAGGTAAGCAAAATTACAAGTCTATAGAGTATTGTTCAGTTGCGTGGGTGTGGAAATAAATGTTCATCTTTCCATGACCAAATATATTGGCGCAGCTCTGACAAAAGTAGGTTAAGTAgctttttcacattttgtattATTGCACCTGTTTTCATGCAGAGTGATCAGTGATGCATGAGTAGGGCATATCATGGTTTCAGACTACCTCATATCAATGCCATGGAAACAAACATACTACTATAAGTGTTTGTGCCATACCCAGGACCTACAGAATCCTGTACGACTCCAATTCTCATCACAGAAAACATTAGAAGTCATTATGATCTTTGGAGTATGGATGTCATGTCCTGAAACACGTTTAGTTACAAACCCCTTGTTCTTGCAGCTGAAAATATCCACGTACAACAAGTGGCCCCTGACTCGAGAGGATCAGGGGAAGACTGTTACAATCTCCGTAACACAGCAAAGGCACAGTCCATGGAGCTGGAAGTTGGACGACTTGGGGTTAATGCTGCCTCGTGTGCTGCTGAACTCTACTGGTCCTGGCCTCCCTCCAATGCCAGATGAGATACCAGTCCAGACAATGGTTTTACCTGTACCTGCAGACGGGGTCATCCCCATTCACATACAGCTCTCAGATAAGGTGGCAACACTCACTGTAGATGTAAGTGGCAATTTCAAAATGACTGTTTCAAAATCACTGCCAACTTCCAACAATGTAAAGTATCTCTCTTTGTATTGAACTGTACCTGGGTTAGGTACCGCAGTACGTGGTCAAAATAAAGATATGATCATTTGTGataatatttaatattttttaGGCTTCATTCAAGGACGGCTATAAGATGCTACAGGTCTATAGCAGCTACAAGTCCCCCAGTAAATCGTACCTGCAGATCCAGAAGTCCCGTTCAACTCCACAGGTAAATCTCACAGGGATGGTTAAGACATCCAGTGATTAAATACATGTTACCAAATGAATTTGTCCCTCCTAGGAGATTGAAGGAAGTCATGCTGAGACTGAGGCCCTAGATGTCATAGATGTGTGAGATGCTTTAGGCTTGAACACCTTTTGTTCTAAAAAATGGACCATTTCATAAATGCTAGCAACATGGCGAGATCCTCGTGATATATTTACTCTAAGTGATAAACCAAACTTTGATTTTCTGAAGGTTGACGTCCCGCTCCAGTTGACACTGCAGAGCAATTTCCCATTGAAAGAGTTTCACTACCTGGTAAGTACCTCAAGCAGTTTACCTGTCATATAACGATACCTTAAAAGATTGATCTTCATGTTAATCTCATCAGTTAGTATCCAAAGGTCCAGCATTCTTCTCTcgtctcccctgttttcaggtgATGTCCAGGGGACAGGTGCTGTCTTCTGGAAGAGGCAGCTCTTCTTCCCTCACCCTGACCCCACAGGAGTCCTGGGCTCCCTTGGCCTGCATTGTCGTGTACTGTGTACATTCAGATGGCGAGATCTTCAATGATGCACTGCATGTTCCCATCGCCCAAGATCTAAAAAACAAGGTAGTTGCCACCCGCTGTTTAACTTTGAACATTTGTAGTGCTGCGCCAGTTCAAGGTGCAGATTGAGACCCCCGCTGCCCTTCATCAAATCTCTCAACTGAAATCGTTGGAATAAGTAGCAGTTAACCTAGCAGTGTAGTCATTCATGATCCTGACTGTGATATTCTGCCGCTGTATATCGTGGTGTGACCTCTCTCTGGCAGGTGTCTCTGAGCTGGAGTGAAGACAGGGCCAGGCCTGCTGATGAGGTGTCTCTCAAGGTGTCTGTTGCTGAGCCCGGTTCACTGCTGGGGATCCTGGTGGTGGATAAGGCAACACGCTGGCCCCACTCacacaatgacatcaccaaggACATGGTGAGGAAGAGCAATGTTGTAAAAGGAAAAATAACTGCCTAAAAACATGCGTGAACTTGACTGCCACAGAATTTCAGTAATATAAGGAAAATGCATGTAagcagatactgtatgtacttCTTGTTTTGAAAGACATTGTTTTTTTTTCACAAAAGAGTGCGATCCATTCTGTGACCTTGGACTAGATAGTACCAGTGATGacacagggatgggcaactttgttgggggtgggggtcacaaaaaaatctgaatttaCCCACACATCTAGTCAAACCATTTTACTGGCCCCCatctttttatttaacctttatttaacttggcaaatcagttaagaacaaattattatttacaatgacggcctaggaacagtggatttttaccttgtcagctcggggattcgatctagcgacctttcagttactggcccaacgctctaaccacaaggctacctgccgccttgAAGGTGGAGATATATTTTTCCTGCAAATTTCCTGCAatcctacacattttgccatggggcagagagaaaatgtttgcagttttaaagTCAGTTTactgcaaatctacacattttgcaacTGTATAACACATttaatgcaattctactcattttgccatggggtacagacatttttgcagtttttAAGCTAATGtcttgcaattctacacactTTGCCAtaacttatgccatgttaatattaCATCTGAGTGAGAAGGACAAactaaatcaatgggggcccaCTGGAGGTCAGGTTCCCTGGGCACATGCACGGTTGGTATTCGGCCAACTTTaatacaagtttagatagctggatAGACTAACACACCAATCAAAAtattgttagctgacatggttaattgagtgactgtcagtaaCTGACATAACATGAGAGAAGctactgatgcacaaccacatttctaaattgcacctggtgtattctaccattctaactctcaacagtaagttgagacccatattgtttagtttttttattgttgtttcaaccctcttctatcctctcctcctttcctttcctgtcctccctCACCCCCCTGTCAACAGTTCATGGATCAGGTGATATTTGGAAATTGATCCGCGGGCGTACTAAAGGGGGGAGCTTTTTGTTGTTTTGTGATTCCCTTACAGCTTTTCATCGTCTGACTTTAATGTGCACcacacatatttttttatttgatttatttcatctttatttaaaccaggtaggccattTTACATGATATAATATCCCGTGCAACTACACCTATGAATCACTTTCTATTGCCCCCACCCAAGTATCGGTCAAGTGTAAACGAAGTCACTATGAACTGTCTGTTTTGAACCTGACCAAACAGGTTTTAACAATGCATTATATTTTTGTCTTTGGCTGTTTTGTTGTGCTGTCTAGGTTGTAACAGTAGGAGGCTTTAGTGAATGGTGGTGTTTTTTCTCAGGTGCTGGAGGAGATGGCAGAGTACGGCAGAAAGACGACAGGCGACATGAGAATGGGAGATCCCTACTCCATCTTTACGGTGGCTAGCTGTGACCTTGACAGGCATATCAGATGCCATAACACcatcacacatactgtatatcacattcCTAGGAAAATTTGCATGTTTCTTATGCTCTTTGTGATCTTTGCTATATCCCCAGACATCTGGCATCATGGTTTTGACAGATGCCAAGTTGGAGAAGATGGGGGAGCAATTGAGACCTCAATTTCGTAAGCTCAGATATAACGACCCAGAAAGCACATTGTGATTCCAGTACGCCTATGTGCAGTATTTGTCTTGGCTGTATTGACCCCCGTGTTCCCTACAGCAGGGGAGGGAATCCAATTGTTTGGAGATGAGGGGGATGATATggaacaggaggagcaggagcCTCGGGAACGCAGGGACTTCCCTGAGACCTGGCTGTGGCTGGACACCAACACAGGGTGATGGACAGGAACCATGGTCCACAATacgctggcacacacacacacacacagacacacacactttaattAAATGTGCATTAATTCTACTTTTACTGACAACATGCATTTCATTATCTTGGTCACAGGGATTCTACCACAGTTGAGTTTCCTCTGACTTTACCAGACAGCATTACTACCTGGGTAGCCACTGCCTTTGTCATGTCTGCTGATCTGGGCATAGGCATCATTGAGACCCCTGCAAAGGTACTGTACTATACCCTTTAGAAGAAAAGGAAAAGCTGAACACTCTTATAGTGCCGATGCAATATTTATTTACCAACTTTTCCTGTACTATATCTTCACACACGCCCTGATCTGCATTGTTGGCGCCGTACAAGTCATTGTTCATTCCCAGATAGACttactctactttactctactctactttactctatGATACTCTACTTTCATGTACgatactctacactactctactttCTTATACaatactctacactacactatatcTTATACTTATACAATACTACAATACTATCTACACTACACTATATCttatacactactctacactacactactctactttCATCTCcggtactctactctacactactctactttactctactttTGTCTACTCTACCCTTCTCTACTCAACTTTCATCTACGAAACTCTACTCTACCTTCATCTACTCTTCTATATACCCTTCTCTACTCTACTTTAATCTACAatactctactttactctaccttcatctactctattctactctactttactctactttactctaccATTTTCTACTCTACTTTCATCTacgatactgtactgtactctactataccctctctactctacttaaatctcctctcctctcctctcctctcctctcctctcctctcctctcctctcctctcctctcctctcctctcctcccctcccctcccctcccccttgtGTTTTCAGCTCACAGTGTTCCAGGACTTTTTTCTGTCCTTGAATCTACCTGCTTTCATCATCCGAGGAGAGCTGCTGGTCGTGGAGGTCACTCTCTTCAATTACCTCGAACAGGATCTCGAGGTGAGCTGCACTGTCTGGCATCAATGTGCCTGTCAGATGTCTCTGGCATAGCCAACTTTGATATTGAGAATCTCTCACTACAGTCAGTGGTGTAAAGCACTTAAGTACAAATACTTCAAAtaactacttaagtcgttttttggggtatctgtgccttactttactatttatatttttgacaacttttactccactgcattcctaaagaaaataatgtactttttattccttacattttccctgacacccaaaagtactcgtaaCGTTTTGAAGGtctaattcacgcacttatcaagagaacatccctggtcatccctgctgtctctgatctgtcagactcactaaacacaaatgcttcgtttgtaaattatgtctgagtgttgaactgtGCCCCTGTCTATCCGTAAATTAAAAAGTTGTCTGGTTTAAGAAATATTTAATGATTtagacttttacttttgatacttaagtacatttcaaagcaaatacttttagacttttactcaagtagtattttactgggtgactttcacttttacttgagtcattttcttttaaggtatctttacttttactcaagtatgataattaggtactttttccaccactgactaTAGTACATCTAACAGTATTTATTTCCTTTTTTGACACATTCATCATAACATATTTAAGCagtaaggcccgagggggtgtggttatatggccaatataccacggctaagggctgtcctTAAGCACGACGCAaaacggagtgcctggatacagcccttagctatgGTTTATTGGAAATATACCACAAACACCCAAGGTGCCATATAGCTGTtaaaactggttaccaatgtaattagagcagtaaaaataaaggtTTTATCATACCCGTTGTATAAGGTCTgctataccacggctttcagccaatcaacattcagggctcgaaccacccagtttacaaTTACAAATAGAATCCTGTAATGGAGTTGCAGCCAGAACAAGAATGAACCAGTTTGGATGTTTATATGCTAGAGGTCACAAAGCATTGTACCTATTAATCCAACAGGGACCTATCCCAGGAATATCACTCCCCTCTATGTGGAGCAGGACCCAAGACAATTCCTTTATCATAGTTCTAATCTGTAATATTGTTACGGGACAAACATCTGGGGGTAAAGAACAGTTTGTTTTACCTCTAAATACATTCCATGTCTTTTGAGAAGCGTGTGATGTGATCTGGGCGACTTCCatttcttccctttctctctttgtttgcTCTTATTCTCCACTTCCAGGTGATGGTGATTGTTTCCCAGAGTGACTCGTTCGAGTTTGTCTTCCCGGACAATGAGGAGCTCTCTATGGCCAGTACACGTACTGTGTCTGTGGGGAGTCAGAATGGGACCTCTGTTTTATTTCCCATCAGGCTACTGGCCCTGGGGGAGATCCCAATCTCAGTCGAAGCCAAATCGTCTGTGGCCTCTGACGCCGTCCGCCGGATGGTTCTGGTCAAGGTACAGGTCACAAGTTTCACTTTACTTTGATGAACGTACAAGTCAGCGAAAGCAATTCATTTTTCTCCTAATTGGAGTATCAAATGAATGTGTTAGTTATTTCAGCTCAAACACACAAATCTCATTCTTATTAAACTTCTTCAAAGGACTTTTCAGTCTCACCCAGGTTGTATTGCATATTATTGTTCCTTTGTGCGTAATAACTTTTCGTCCATGTTGTTTTGGTAGCCTGAAGGACTTGAGCAGTCTTTTTCGAAGACCATGTTTCTGGAGCTGGTGGGGTCAGAGAAAAGGCTTTCCAGGGAAGTGGCGTTTACCTTCCCTGCAGATGTTGTGGAGGGCAGTCAGCGAGCACAAGTGACCGCAGTCGGTACGTAAACACATCCAGCTTGGCCTCTTCCGCTCCAGTCACAAGCTAGTGACCAAAAACTCATTTTCGATGGTCTTATAACGAGCACGGTCACAATATATTAGACCTTTTTATCACCACTTTACCCCTATAAAATGTCGAGGCGAACACTCTTTGAAAACACCGAGAAAAGAACGTCAAGCGAAGACAAAGCCTTGAACACGTTGAAATCATAGATTTCTGTGGAAAACAAGGAGATGTTTGGCAACGTTTCGTTCTCTTTTTATGGTCAGCAGCTGTGTGAGTGTTTTCTTACCCTTCGGAGAATGGAATCCTAAAAGGTGTGCTGTCACTCTAGTCAACCTGTCAATCTAGCAGCCTACTTTGGATGCTTGTGTTTGTTGTCCGGTAAACATGCTTGCTGTTTTAAGTGGCAAATCTTGTAAATATGTCAGGGAAGAGCAAGTCTGGTTGTCACTTGTTTGACGAATTGTTTGTCACCATATTAAAAGAAAGcccttttttttttcttctttactTGTTAAAAGTTGTCACCACGTGGGCTCCTTTGGATGTTGACAGGCCGTAGAGATCTTATTCAATTGTTAGTGTTCTAATTTCCTAATTCTTTGGGATGAGCTGTCTCAGTCTGTGAGAGTTAGACCAATATGTCATTTCTCATGATTTCTGTCGTCTTTTCTTCATTTTCCTTCTTGGTGGAGAAGGTGACATCCTTGGACCGTCCATCACGGGCCTGGAGTCCCTCATCCAGATGCCTTCTGGTTGCGGGGAGCAGAACATGATCCACTTTGCTCCCAACATATATGTCATCCAGTATCTGACCGCGTCTGGACAAGCTGACCACGATACCTTGATTAAAGCCACGTCTTACATGATGAAAGGTGCTAATAATACCAACTCATGCC
This genomic window contains:
- the cd109 gene encoding CD109 antigen isoform X1; protein product: MAPSPSYLISVPRVLGPGVPFTLSVTILTKAVEVQVVTEIVNGNNTVVTETTTIQGGSTELLVLSPIPDCELSYCHPYTLVVKGYVGMGNMVFTNSTVLRFNPKSSSTFIQTDKANYRPGQVVKIRAVSIYPDGKPYKGKIDIIIKDPKANMIRQWLSFDSVLGVLSKEFQLSKNPSLGKWTIVTSVNEVVSENQFNVEHYVLPRFEVWIEAPSVLHHDDTLRGVVTAKYMYGKPVRGHMNITYLHRFHDIGVSSDDYKEIYGSTEFSFDVPDYQVMYKRSADNMYEDYENDEFLTIIVYVTESLTGLTYHSTMEVGVVKCRYDLAFHGYPSYIKPSLNFTAELKISTYNKWPLTREDQGKTVTISVTQQRHSPWSWKLDDLGLMLPRVLLNSTGPGLPPMPDEIPVQTMVLPVPADGVIPIHIQLSDKVATLTVDASFKDGYKMLQVYSSYKSPSKSYLQIQKSRSTPQVDVPLQLTLQSNFPLKEFHYLVMSRGQVLSSGRGSSSSLTLTPQESWAPLACIVVYCVHSDGEIFNDALHVPIAQDLKNKVSLSWSEDRARPADEVSLKVSVAEPGSLLGILVVDKATRWPHSHNDITKDMVLEEMAEYGRKTTGDMRMGDPYSIFTTSGIMVLTDAKLEKMGEQLRPQFPGEGIQLFGDEGDDMEQEEQEPRERRDFPETWLWLDTNTGDSTTVEFPLTLPDSITTWVATAFVMSADLGIGIIETPAKLTVFQDFFLSLNLPAFIIRGELLVVEVTLFNYLEQDLEVMVIVSQSDSFEFVFPDNEELSMASTRTVSVGSQNGTSVLFPIRLLALGEIPISVEAKSSVASDAVRRMVLVKPEGLEQSFSKTMFLELVGSEKRLSREVAFTFPADVVEGSQRAQVTAVGDILGPSITGLESLIQMPSGCGEQNMIHFAPNIYVIQYLTASGQADHDTLIKATSYMMKGYERELSYQRNDGSFSAFGDSDYSGSTWLSAFVLKCFLQARPFISIDDRVLVSTAAWLGAQQGNDGAFLEPGRVIHTELQGGLDGPVSLTAYVLMALLEDDIYKNMYASQVSGALVFLETRLALGISSNYSLCLTTYALTLANSESAERALAQLMGRAEMKDSVPSWSSSGIGLSESWQPRSADIEMAAYLLLSLHKLSRLEEGFSLMKWLSQQRNYLGGYSSTQDTVIALQALSEYAAYSGSQLINLHITVNTAPSTTVASFHINYTNYLLYQSREIETGREVRLKVSAKGQGFALFQINVFYNLESRWLSRKRRDTAQEAFDLHIELFDTNMYYIHLYICTSLLKGQGINQTGMAILDVGLLSGFILAQDGIETNDLVRRVETPPGKVILYLDSVTTEEMCVKIPLVMDFKVANVQDATVLIYDYYEPRRKTVRTYQSYWRHDMDACSFCGEDCSQCKGQMAYVSNSISVSHHCHHVATLACSLLVLLACSL